One window of Mucilaginibacter inviolabilis genomic DNA carries:
- a CDS encoding tetratricopeptide repeat-containing sensor histidine kinase: MQKRIICFIPLLFAAICSYSQVQDIAKIKKELPHITDSIKYADALNRLGILMYENNLDSTFYYAKRARAISERLKYRQGIADALNTLGIVYDLRGNLQLSLRYYNDAHNHYMTIHDSSNVVQTLMNIGLVFSENNEEKKSVEILRKAISLGGKLKKDSIMSLVLCDYLLLYPDRIPKDSIAIYLAKARQIATRYKDNRSLLVTDQIQAQLYLKNKQREKGIRLLEETAAKGIAMDLNYLSLDIIQSLGDLYNPVDTAKAIARYKQGLNIADVKGYHMYQKIFGKHLYDIYIARNNLPEVQYYGKKLLKLYDDEEQFNNTSGFDYIDYALKDQQLEAITIRSKNRQIVAIILGVLFLLTAVTVLFIYRLYRLKKKHTVTLEALNRSVLLRNEKLEIDHEFNNRLVSILAHDFRQPIGTLKTLATVLKDADSFTREELMELVDTMEHSSSISLEIFENILQWIKQQLSGFSYEPKPLRLRELIDEALQPFSLISEEYQLKFLNNVGSDIVIHADKELVQFIHRNFIHNAIKFSPRYSTISISATTHSGETTLCVLDEGKGISSEKMESIFNFKVAMHYNNEKEKGAGVALMICKDFIEKMSGRIWVENGSQKGAAFCYSLPGLK; the protein is encoded by the coding sequence AAACGCATAATTTGTTTTATACCGCTATTGTTTGCCGCTATCTGTAGTTATAGCCAGGTGCAGGATATTGCCAAAATTAAAAAAGAACTGCCCCATATTACAGATAGCATTAAATATGCCGATGCACTTAACCGTTTAGGGATATTAATGTATGAAAATAACCTCGACAGTACCTTTTATTATGCTAAACGTGCCCGGGCTATTTCCGAAAGATTAAAATACCGGCAGGGTATTGCCGATGCGTTGAACACATTGGGTATAGTTTATGACCTGAGGGGCAATCTTCAATTATCCCTGCGCTATTATAATGATGCTCATAATCATTATATGACCATACATGATTCATCAAATGTGGTGCAGACCCTTATGAATATAGGTCTTGTTTTCAGTGAAAATAATGAAGAAAAAAAGTCTGTAGAGATATTAAGAAAAGCCATAAGCCTGGGCGGCAAGCTAAAGAAGGATTCAATTATGTCACTTGTGCTTTGTGATTATTTGCTTTTATATCCTGATCGTATTCCTAAAGATTCTATTGCCATTTACCTGGCAAAAGCCAGACAGATAGCTACCAGATATAAAGACAACCGGTCGTTGCTGGTTACCGACCAGATACAGGCACAGTTATATTTAAAGAACAAACAACGCGAAAAAGGTATCCGCCTGCTGGAAGAAACAGCAGCTAAAGGTATAGCTATGGACCTGAATTATCTGAGCCTTGATATTATCCAATCCCTTGGCGACCTATACAACCCCGTTGATACGGCTAAAGCTATTGCGCGGTATAAACAGGGCCTTAATATTGCCGATGTAAAGGGCTATCATATGTATCAAAAAATATTTGGCAAGCACTTATATGATATATACATAGCCCGTAACAACCTGCCAGAGGTTCAATACTATGGTAAGAAACTACTCAAACTGTATGACGATGAAGAGCAATTCAACAACACCTCGGGTTTTGACTATATAGATTATGCCTTAAAAGATCAACAATTGGAGGCCATAACCATCCGCAGTAAAAACAGGCAAATAGTGGCTATTATACTAGGCGTGCTTTTTTTACTAACGGCAGTAACCGTGCTTTTTATTTATCGTTTATACCGCCTCAAGAAGAAACATACGGTAACGCTCGAAGCGCTCAACCGATCCGTATTATTACGTAATGAAAAACTGGAGATTGATCATGAATTTAACAACCGCCTGGTATCCATACTGGCGCATGATTTCAGACAACCGATAGGCACCCTGAAAACCCTGGCTACAGTTTTAAAAGATGCCGATTCATTTACCCGCGAAGAGCTGATGGAACTGGTAGACACCATGGAACACTCCTCCAGTATCTCGCTCGAAATATTCGAGAACATTTTACAATGGATCAAACAACAACTCTCTGGTTTTAGCTACGAGCCTAAGCCATTACGGCTCAGAGAACTGATTGATGAAGCCCTGCAACCCTTCAGCCTCATTAGCGAAGAATATCAGCTTAAATTTTTGAATAATGTAGGCAGCGATATCGTGATACATGCCGATAAAGAACTGGTACAATTTATCCACCGTAACTTTATACACAATGCTATCAAGTTTTCGCCCCGCTACTCTACCATTTCTATTTCTGCCACAACTCATTCTGGCGAAACCACACTTTGCGTATTGGACGAAGGCAAAGGTATCTCCTCAGAAAAAATGGAGTCGATATTCAACTTTAAGGTAGCCATGCACTATAACAACGAAAAAGAAAAAGGCGCTGGCGTAGCCCTGATGATCTGCAAAGATTTTATCGAAAAAATGAGCGGTCGTATCTGGGTTGAAAATGGCAGCCAGAAAGGCGCTGCGTTTTGCTACTCCCTGCCCGGTTTAAAATAG